The region AAATTTCCTGTGAAGCattcaattttcaaaataaagaTTATTGTCTAAACATTGTCTTAATCTAATCCCAATATAAATCATTCTTCTTCCTTTCTCTCCAgctttttgtgatcatattttcGTCTCCACATTCAACTGCACCACCTGCAATCTGATTTACTTTTTGAGCTGTTTATAGAGGTGCTGTTGTGATTGAAATAGAAATTAGGGATATTGATGTAGCTCAATTTGATTGTTCCAGAAAATTTGGTGGCTAGGGTTTTCCATCTATCATCTATGAAGAACAGCAATAAGCTTGTGCTGTTGTGGGCTCTGTGTTTCGTAATTGATGTAGTTTCCGCAGCTGATTACTCAGCGACGGATAAGATCTTCTTGAACTGCGGAGGGCCTCCTGATTCCTCTGACACCGATGGCCGGAAATGGACGTCGGATATTGGGTCGAAGTTTGCCCTTTCGAGCACCAAGTCTTCGACTGCACCCGCATCTGTGCAGAAACCGTCAGTACCGGAGGTTCCTTACATGACTGCTCGGATTTTTCAATCCGAGTTCACCTACAGTTTCCCGGTGGAGTCCGGTCGCAAGTTCCTGCGCTTGCATTTCTATCCTGCGTCGTATAATGGTCTAAATGCTTCAGATGCTGTCTTCTCGGTAACTTCTGGAGAATTTACCTTGATAAGGAACTTTAGTGCTGCTCTGACCACGGAGGCGCTGAACTATGACTATTTGATGAAGGAGTTCTCCGTGAATGTCCCGGATCAAGTGTTGAATGTTACATTCACCCCATCCCCGAATGCATCCAACTCGTATGCATTCATCAATGGGATTGAGGTCGTTTCACATCCGGATATTTACACCACGGATGGGACTGAACCTGTCGTTGGTCAGTCCACTGGCTTCATTATCGACCACAGCACAGCGCTGGAGAATGTATATCGGCTGAATGTAGGCGGAAATGACATTTCCTCATCTGGTGATACTGGTCTGTTCAGATCATGGCGTGATGATTCAGTTTATATATTTGGTGCTGCGAATGGGGTTACAGAGGTTCCTGATAACACGACGATTGCATACCCTCCCGGGAGCCCAACCTACATTGCCCCTCTTGATGTATACAGCACCCTGAGATCAATGGGTCCAAATGCAACCATCAACCAGAATTACAACCTAACTTGGCTCTTTGATATCGATTCCGGCTTCTCTTACCTAGTTAGGCTCCATTTCTGCGAAGTTACAGATGTCATAACAAAGCCAAATCAAAGAATGTTCAGTATCTACCTCAATAATCAGACTGCAGAGGAGCAGGCAGATGTGATTGTTTGGGCAGGTGGTAAAGGAATCCCTGTACACAAGGACTATATTGTCTTTGTCCCTAATGGGCCTCCCCGCCAGGATCTTCGGCTTGCATTGCATCCTTACACTCCACTGAAGCCTCAGTACTACGATGCCATCTTGAATGGAGTTGAAATATTTAAGGTAAATGATTCAACTGGTAATCTTGCTGGTGTCAATCCACTACCTCTTCCACAGATACCAGATGAGTTATTGGATAACAATTCCTCTGGAGGTAAAGATAACAAAGGTATTATTGGAGGAGTGGTTGGTGGAGGAATTGCCGCACTTCTTGTTCTTGGCCTGATTTTATGTGTGGTTGTCCAACGCCAGAGGCAGAAGAAGGATTCTAGCACTAGTGATGGCTGGCTTCCATTGTCCTTGTATGGGAATTATGCCAAGACAAACACCACAGGCAGTTATGCCTCCTCCCTGCCATCGAATCTTTGCCGCCACTTTTCAGTTGCTGAGATCAAGTCTGCTACTAACAACTTTGACGAGGCTCTTCTTCTTGGAGTAGGAGGGTTTGGAAAGGTTTATCGTGGGGAGATTGATAGTGGCACGAAGGTGGCAATTAAGCGTGGGAACCCGCTCTCCGAACAAGGTATTCATGAATTCCAAACTGAGATCGAAATGCTCTCAAAGCTTCGCCACCGTCACCTGGTTTCACTCATTGGGTATTGTGAAGAGAACTGTGAAATGATCCTTGTATATGATTACATGGCACATGGAACTCTCCGTGAGCATCTATACAAGACTCAGAAGCCCCCCTTGCCGTGGAAACAGAGGCTTGAGATTTGCATAGGTGCTGCTCGTGGCTTGCACTATTTGCACACTGGCGCCAAGCATACAATCATTCACCGTGATGTCAAGACAACTAACATCCTCTTGGATGAGAAATGGGTGGCTAAGGTGTCTGACTTCGGTCTGTCAAAAACTGGCCTATCGCTGAACCATACTCATGTCAGTACCGTGGTTAAGGGAAGCTTCGGCTATCTGGATCCTGAGTACTTCAGGCGCCAACAACTGACCGAAAAATCTGATGTTTACTCTTATGGAGTCGTTCTGTTTGAGATCATATGCGCTCGGCCAGCTCTAAACCCTGCACTCCCGAAAGAACAAGTCAGCTTGGCCGAGTGGGCTCAGCATTGCTACAAGAAAGGCATCATCGACCAGATAATGGATCCCTACCTAAAGGGAAAGATAGCTCCAGAATGCTTCAAGAAATTTGGTGAGACAGCAGTCAAGTGTGTGTCGGACGTTGGAACAGACCGGCCATCCATGGGGGATGTCCTGTGGAACCTTGAATTAGCGCTGCAGCTGCAGGTGAGTGCAGAGGAAAGCGGGAAGGGTCTTGGTGAGATAGATGTTGAGTCATACGACGTGAAGAAGGACCCTGATTCATCCTCGGGTTCTGATGGAAACATCACCGATTCAAAGAGCAGTGGATTGTCAGTGAGCATTGGTGGCCGAAGCCTTGCTAGTGAAGACTCGGATGGCCTAACTCCGAGTGCTGTATTTTCTCAGATAATGAATCCGAAAGGGAGGTGATGATATGAGCAATGAATTGTTTACTCCTATCAACTTCGGGAAGAGGTTTTcttcatttgtaatttttttggcttgtattattattttcttttacaaaaaaaacattactACTCTTGTTTAAGCTCTAATCATTTTACTGCCGTATCCATACTGAAAGTAAACCGTGACTTGTTCCTTTGTATATTTGGCTAAGATAAAGATTGAAATTTTGGGATCTTGGGACTCACTATCCCCGTCTTTTTCACAATAaccgtgctcttagctaagag is a window of Salvia splendens isolate huo1 chromosome 3, SspV2, whole genome shotgun sequence DNA encoding:
- the LOC121795658 gene encoding receptor-like protein kinase FERONIA, producing MKNSNKLVLLWALCFVIDVVSAADYSATDKIFLNCGGPPDSSDTDGRKWTSDIGSKFALSSTKSSTAPASVQKPSVPEVPYMTARIFQSEFTYSFPVESGRKFLRLHFYPASYNGLNASDAVFSVTSGEFTLIRNFSAALTTEALNYDYLMKEFSVNVPDQVLNVTFTPSPNASNSYAFINGIEVVSHPDIYTTDGTEPVVGQSTGFIIDHSTALENVYRLNVGGNDISSSGDTGLFRSWRDDSVYIFGAANGVTEVPDNTTIAYPPGSPTYIAPLDVYSTLRSMGPNATINQNYNLTWLFDIDSGFSYLVRLHFCEVTDVITKPNQRMFSIYLNNQTAEEQADVIVWAGGKGIPVHKDYIVFVPNGPPRQDLRLALHPYTPLKPQYYDAILNGVEIFKVNDSTGNLAGVNPLPLPQIPDELLDNNSSGGKDNKGIIGGVVGGGIAALLVLGLILCVVVQRQRQKKDSSTSDGWLPLSLYGNYAKTNTTGSYASSLPSNLCRHFSVAEIKSATNNFDEALLLGVGGFGKVYRGEIDSGTKVAIKRGNPLSEQGIHEFQTEIEMLSKLRHRHLVSLIGYCEENCEMILVYDYMAHGTLREHLYKTQKPPLPWKQRLEICIGAARGLHYLHTGAKHTIIHRDVKTTNILLDEKWVAKVSDFGLSKTGLSLNHTHVSTVVKGSFGYLDPEYFRRQQLTEKSDVYSYGVVLFEIICARPALNPALPKEQVSLAEWAQHCYKKGIIDQIMDPYLKGKIAPECFKKFGETAVKCVSDVGTDRPSMGDVLWNLELALQLQVSAEESGKGLGEIDVESYDVKKDPDSSSGSDGNITDSKSSGLSVSIGGRSLASEDSDGLTPSAVFSQIMNPKGR